Genomic DNA from Cytophagia bacterium CHB2:
CGATCCGTTCGGCGCTCACTTGCCCGGCGTGCTCGCCATCGAATGGTTGTTGCTGCAAAACCCGTATGCCGAGTTTAGCCCCAATCGTCCGATCCTGCCCGGCCAGCAGCATCCCGGATTAGGCCAGGCGCGGCGCATTCTCAAATTACTCATTCATCTTGCCAAGCGCCTCGGCCTGGAAGGCGTTACAAATTTTCCAGAATATTATCACAATGCCCATCTTTATCAGCACGATTTTCATTTCTATGATCCACAGCGCGAGGGTTTGCTCAAGGCGCTGACGCGCGATCTCGGCGGATATGCGCTGGCCGACATCTCCTGGGCGGTCGATCAGGGCTGTATTCAAAGTCTACCTTCCCGGGAAAAATTTCGCTGGGAATCCGATCTGCAAATACTGCCGCTCTCGCCGCGGCTCACACACTATTTCGAAACGGCAGAATACCGCCGCCGCGCGCGTGAGGCCGAGGCGTTTTATCGTTTTCAACTCGATGTCCAAAAATTCAAAACCGTTCAACCGCAAACGCCCGGGAGACTGCACGAGCAGTACCTCCAGCATTCGTCCATTTCAAACCAAACTTCCGGCGGAGGGAGTCGCATGATGCACAAATCGATTCATGAGTTGTTCCACGACATCAGCACAAAAAATGCGAACAAAGTGGCTTATCGTTACAAACGTGAGGGCCAATGGCGCGACGTCACCTGGGCGGAAAACGAAGCGCGCTGCCAGCAGATTTCAAAAAGCTTGATGGCGTTGCAAGTCAAGAAGGGCGACAAAGTCAACATCCTGAGTCAAACCCGGCTGGAGTGGGTGCAATGCGATTTCGGCATTGCCAATTGCGGCGGCGTGACGGTGGGCATCTATCCGTCCAATCTCGCGCCGGACTGCGCCTACATCGTCAATCACAGCGATGCGGAGATCATTTTTGTGGAAAATAGCGATCAACTCGCGAAAATTCTAGCCGTGCGCCGGGAAATTCCGCGCGTGCGGCACCTCATCATTTTCGACGGCCAAAGTGATCCGGCCAACGGCGTGTTGAGCTGGGAAGAATTCCTGCAAAAAGGCGAGACGATTACCGACGCACAATTTCAAGAACGCGCGGCCGGCTGCGCGCCGGATGATTTGGCCTCGATCGTTTACACCTCCGGCACCACCGGCGTGCCCAAGGGCGCGATGCTCACGCACCGCAATTTGGTTTTTACCTCGGATTCCGCCAGCCAGTGTCTGAATTTGAAGGGCGAAATGACCACGCTGCTGTTTTTGCCGCTCGCGCATGTTTTCGCGCGCATCGTGGTTTATTTTTGCGTACGCGTGGCGCATACCATCGCATTCGCCGAAAGCATCGAAAAAGTGGCGGAAAACCTGCAAGAAATCAAACCGGATTACATTGCGAGTGTGCCGCGCATCTATGAAAAAATTTATACCAAAATCACCTCCACCGTGCAGCAAGCCGGCGGCATCAAGGAGAAATTATTCAACTGGGCTCTTGGCGTGGGCACCCAAGTCAGCCAGTTGCAACAACGTCGCCAGCCGATTCCCGCGATGTTGCGCTGGGAACATGGCCTGGCCAACAAGCTGGTGCTGCACAAAATCCAGGGCGCTTTTGGCGGGCGTTTGAAATGGTCGGTTTCGGGTGCGGCGCCGCTGAACAAAAGCATCGCCGAATTCTTTCACGCGTGCGGCGTGCTCATTCTCGAAGGCATCGGCATGACGGAGAATACCTCATTTACCAATGTCAATCGTTATGACAACAACAAATTCGGCACGGTCGGCCAGGTGGGGCCGGGCATTGAGATGAAACTGGCGGAAGACGGCGAGGTGATGTATCGCGGGCCTAATGTGATGAAAGGTTATTACAAAAGTCCTGAGGCCACGGCCGAGGCGATTGATGACGACGGGTGGCAGCACACCGGCGATATCGGAGAGATTGACGCGGAAGGTTTTCTGAAAATTACGGATCGCAAAAAAGATTTGATCATCACCGCCGGCGGCAAGAATGTCGCGCCGCAGCGCATCGAGCGCATTTTACGCACCTCGCGCTACATCAGCCAGGTGGTGGCGGTGGGCGATCGCCAGAAATTTGTCACCGCGCTGGTGACGCTGAATCTGGAATATCTTGAGCCGTGGGCGCGCGCGCAAGGCATCGATTTCAAAAGCAGCGAGGACTTGGCGGCGCATCCCAAAGTGCAGCAACTCATCGAATCGGAAGTAATGGACAAGAATAAGCAGCTTGCCTCATTCGAAAGCGTCAAGCGCGTGCGCATTGTGCCGAAAGATTTCACCATCGCCGGCGGCGAGCTGACGCCCACGCTCAAAATCAAGCGGAAAGTGGTGACGGAGAAATACAAGAAGCTGCTGGAAGAGATGTATGCGGAGTAGTTTGTGGTGGTTTGTAGTAGCGCCTTCAGGCGCGATGCGTTAGTTTAAAAAGCACCGACGGAATGACACTGCTCTGATTTCTTCTTGAGAGATTCTCTCATGCTAAAATCCCAACGGATAACTGCTGCCAACGGATCAACTATTTTTGCATGAAAATCAGTTGGCAGCTTTTATCAGTTGGCAACCCCGATCGATTTTAAGCTTCCAACCTTTCTTTGAGTTGATCCAACTTCCCGCCCCAGAACGTTTTCATTTTCACTACGGCATTGGCGTTTGCCAGCTTTTCATGCTCTACCGCCACCTGGCTTTTGCTCTCGCCTTTGGCGTAGAAATTTATCAACACATTGCTTTTGCCGTCGCTCCAGGCCAGGCGCATCGACTTCTCCGGCGTCGTCGAGCGCAGAACAACGCCTTTCTCGCCGAGCCAGCGATTGCGTTGCTTGGTGTTGCTCCAGGCCTCGTAGAGTTTTGACAACGGC
This window encodes:
- a CDS encoding long-chain fatty acid--CoA ligase, whose translation is MMHKSIHELFHDISTKNANKVAYRYKREGQWRDVTWAENEARCQQISKSLMALQVKKGDKVNILSQTRLEWVQCDFGIANCGGVTVGIYPSNLAPDCAYIVNHSDAEIIFVENSDQLAKILAVRREIPRVRHLIIFDGQSDPANGVLSWEEFLQKGETITDAQFQERAAGCAPDDLASIVYTSGTTGVPKGAMLTHRNLVFTSDSASQCLNLKGEMTTLLFLPLAHVFARIVVYFCVRVAHTIAFAESIEKVAENLQEIKPDYIASVPRIYEKIYTKITSTVQQAGGIKEKLFNWALGVGTQVSQLQQRRQPIPAMLRWEHGLANKLVLHKIQGAFGGRLKWSVSGAAPLNKSIAEFFHACGVLILEGIGMTENTSFTNVNRYDNNKFGTVGQVGPGIEMKLAEDGEVMYRGPNVMKGYYKSPEATAEAIDDDGWQHTGDIGEIDAEGFLKITDRKKDLIITAGGKNVAPQRIERILRTSRYISQVVAVGDRQKFVTALVTLNLEYLEPWARAQGIDFKSSEDLAAHPKVQQLIESEVMDKNKQLASFESVKRVRIVPKDFTIAGGELTPTLKIKRKVVTEKYKKLLEEMYAE
- a CDS encoding DUF4287 domain-containing protein, translating into MPSQTKTPSRMSDAAVQSKTGKTWSEWFKLLDKAGAKKMNHKEIVAYLKEHHNPGPWWQQMITVTYEQARGLREKYEKAGGFSANASKTIAAPLSKLYEAWSNTKQRNRWLGEKGVVLRSTTPEKSMRLAWSDGKSNVLINFYAKGESKSQVAVEHEKLANANAVVKMKTFWGGKLDQLKERLEA